A window of the bacterium genome harbors these coding sequences:
- a CDS encoding corrinoid protein, producing the protein MTEVLNALKEAVIVGNANAAKELTEKALAENIPAKTILDDALIPGMMVVGEKFKNNEYYVPEVLIAARAMYAALDLLRPILSQSDIEPIGTVVIGTVKGDLHDIGKNLVRMMLEGGGFKVIDLGVDVAPEKFIEAIKENNAQILAMSALLTTTMPSMKITIDALKEAGLRDKVKVMVGGAPVTQQWADEIGADGYAPDAASAVDKAKELIGVN; encoded by the coding sequence ATGACGGAAGTATTGAATGCATTGAAAGAAGCAGTCATAGTCGGAAACGCAAATGCTGCGAAGGAGCTGACGGAGAAGGCTTTGGCTGAGAACATCCCTGCGAAGACCATCTTGGACGACGCGCTTATTCCGGGCATGATGGTCGTGGGAGAGAAATTCAAGAACAACGAGTATTATGTACCGGAGGTCCTCATCGCTGCAAGGGCAATGTATGCGGCGTTAGACCTTCTCCGCCCGATACTCAGCCAATCCGATATAGAGCCTATTGGAACCGTAGTCATCGGAACAGTTAAGGGTGACCTTCACGACATAGGGAAGAATCTCGTTAGAATGATGCTTGAAGGCGGCGGATTCAAGGTAATAGACCTCGGCGTGGATGTAGCGCCGGAGAAGTTTATTGAGGCGATTAAGGAGAATAATGCCCAAATTCTCGCTATGTCTGCCCTCCTTACAACAACTATGCCCTCTATGAAAATAACGATTGACGCCCTCAAAGAAGCGGGGTTGAGGGATAAGGTGAAGGTAATGGTCGGCGGTGCTCCAGTTACACAGCAATGGGCAGATGAGATAGGAGCGGATGGCTACGCTCCGGATGCTGCCTCCGCTGTGGATAAAGCAAAGGAGTTAATAGGGGTTAATTAA